From Levilactobacillus zymae, a single genomic window includes:
- a CDS encoding anion permease yields the protein MTLEKVKYKQFILPLLIGLIIWFASPVKPASVSMAAWHMFAIFVATIIGCITQPLPIAGVALVGFVATVVLNIVPMETAVTGFGNKTVWLIVMAYCLSRGFVKTGLGRRIALVFVRLFGKRTLGLAYSLVGVDLILSPATPSNTARAGGIVYPILESLAKTFGSDPKDGTERKMGSFLTFVEFHGNIITSGMFMTAMAPNLLAVSLAKAAHVNITWMSWFLAGLVPGVISLLVVPFLIYKMYPPEIKDSPNAKSWAEGELADMGPMSVAEKIMTGVFVGALLLWIVSSFIGLDAATVAFLAVAVLVVCGVLSVSDILHETGAWSTLIWFSILIFMANELTELGFIPWLSKALGGSLNGMNWGIVLAILLVFYFYSHYLFASGTAHVSAMYAALLGVAIAAGVPPMLAATLLAMCGALYSSTSHYASGPATLLFGTGYVKQADWWRMNAILGVFYIVVWFGIGALWTKVLGFW from the coding sequence ATGACATTGGAAAAAGTAAAGTATAAGCAGTTTATCTTACCGCTGCTGATCGGGTTAATTATCTGGTTTGCATCGCCAGTGAAACCCGCCAGCGTCTCTATGGCGGCTTGGCACATGTTTGCCATCTTCGTGGCTACCATCATTGGGTGTATCACTCAGCCGTTACCAATTGCCGGGGTCGCCTTAGTCGGCTTCGTGGCGACCGTTGTGCTGAACATCGTCCCGATGGAAACGGCCGTGACCGGTTTTGGGAACAAGACCGTTTGGCTGATCGTCATGGCCTACTGCCTGTCGCGCGGGTTCGTGAAGACGGGGTTAGGTCGCCGGATCGCGTTAGTCTTTGTGCGGTTGTTCGGGAAACGGACGCTGGGATTGGCTTACTCGTTGGTCGGGGTGGATTTAATTCTTTCACCGGCAACGCCTAGTAACACCGCCCGGGCTGGGGGGATCGTTTACCCCATCCTAGAATCCTTAGCCAAGACCTTTGGATCCGACCCGAAAGACGGGACGGAACGGAAAATGGGGTCGTTTTTGACCTTCGTCGAATTCCACGGCAACATCATCACGTCGGGGATGTTCATGACGGCCATGGCGCCCAACCTGTTAGCCGTTTCTTTGGCTAAGGCCGCTCACGTCAACATTACCTGGATGAGTTGGTTCTTAGCCGGCTTGGTTCCGGGGGTTATCAGTCTGTTAGTGGTGCCATTCTTGATTTACAAGATGTATCCACCTGAGATCAAGGATTCACCGAACGCCAAGAGCTGGGCCGAAGGTGAACTGGCCGACATGGGTCCCATGAGTGTGGCCGAAAAGATCATGACGGGAGTCTTCGTGGGAGCCTTACTACTCTGGATCGTTTCAAGCTTCATCGGGCTAGATGCCGCGACGGTGGCGTTCTTAGCCGTTGCCGTACTGGTTGTTTGTGGGGTCTTGTCTGTGAGTGATATTCTTCACGAAACGGGTGCCTGGAGTACCTTAATCTGGTTCTCCATCCTGATCTTCATGGCCAACGAATTGACTGAATTAGGGTTTATTCCGTGGTTATCGAAGGCCTTGGGTGGTAGCTTGAACGGGATGAACTGGGGCATTGTCTTAGCCATTCTGTTGGTCTTCTACTTCTATTCCCACTACCTATTTGCCAGTGGGACGGCTCACGTGAGTGCCATGTATGCGGCCCTGTTAGGGGTGGCCATCGCTGCGGGGGTTCCCCCAATGTTAGCGGCGACGCTGTTAGCGATGTGTGGGGCACTTTACAGTTCCACGTCGCACTACGCGAGTGGTCCGGCCACGTTACTGTTCGGGACCGGCTACGTGAAGCAAGCCGATTGGTGGCGCATGAACGCCATCTTAGGGGTCTTCTACATCGTCGTTTGGTTCGGCATTGGCGCTTTATGGACCAAGGTTCTGGGCTTCTGGTAA
- a CDS encoding flavocytochrome c, protein MAEKFQFIPTDLAELQDRYDLVVIGSGGTGLVAALQAHELGLKPVIFEKMPKLGGNTTRASSGMNAAETNVQLHNHVVDSFDAFYADTFKGGGQLNNPDMLRYFTSHSALAIDWLADHGIVLDDLTITGGMQKKRTHRPSSMAPIGGFLVTELLKQIQAAKVPVFTNVTVTKLNLTNDRVTGVTVKDEQADGVPVAADAVVLATGGFGANQQLIGEYREDLVGYNTTNQPGATGDGIALAKAAGAALVDMDQIQVHPTVQQDTDHAFLIGEAVRGEGAILVGADGKRFVNELDTRKNVTNAINQLPEKSAYLIFDTGIRSRVKAVEFYDHIGLVQHGDSIADLAQTLNMDADTLASTVTTWNQAVAGHNDTDFGRNMGMDRDITAGPFFVIHIAPAIHYTMGGIKVNAQTQVLKEDGAPLSGLFAAGEVAGGLHGNNRIGGNSIAETVVFGRQAGEQVYTYLKD, encoded by the coding sequence ATGGCAGAAAAATTTCAATTTATTCCAACTGATTTAGCTGAATTACAAGATCGCTATGACTTAGTGGTCATCGGTTCCGGGGGTACCGGACTGGTTGCCGCCTTGCAGGCCCACGAATTAGGGCTGAAGCCGGTTATTTTCGAAAAAATGCCGAAGCTGGGGGGCAACACCACCCGAGCCTCATCCGGGATGAACGCCGCTGAAACCAACGTGCAGTTACACAATCACGTGGTGGACAGCTTCGACGCGTTTTACGCCGACACCTTTAAGGGCGGGGGCCAACTCAACAATCCCGACATGTTACGCTACTTCACCAGTCACAGTGCGTTAGCCATCGACTGGTTAGCCGATCACGGGATTGTCTTAGACGACCTGACCATCACTGGGGGAATGCAGAAGAAGCGGACCCACCGGCCTAGCTCCATGGCCCCCATTGGCGGATTCTTGGTCACCGAATTGTTAAAGCAGATTCAAGCCGCAAAGGTGCCTGTCTTTACTAACGTCACGGTGACCAAGCTTAACTTAACCAACGACCGGGTCACAGGGGTTACGGTCAAAGACGAACAAGCTGATGGCGTGCCAGTCGCCGCGGACGCCGTGGTTTTGGCCACCGGTGGTTTCGGCGCCAACCAACAGCTGATCGGCGAGTACCGTGAAGACCTGGTGGGCTACAACACCACTAATCAACCCGGTGCCACTGGTGACGGGATTGCGTTGGCTAAGGCCGCCGGGGCGGCATTGGTCGACATGGACCAGATCCAAGTTCACCCCACGGTACAACAAGACACCGACCACGCTTTCCTGATTGGTGAAGCGGTTCGGGGGGAAGGTGCCATCTTAGTGGGGGCCGACGGGAAACGGTTCGTTAACGAACTGGATACTCGTAAGAACGTCACCAACGCGATCAACCAACTTCCGGAAAAGAGTGCTTACTTGATTTTTGATACCGGGATTCGGTCCCGGGTCAAGGCCGTAGAATTTTACGACCACATTGGTTTGGTCCAGCACGGCGACAGCATCGCTGACTTGGCGCAAACGTTGAACATGGATGCCGACACGTTGGCTAGTACCGTGACGACCTGGAACCAAGCGGTAGCGGGACATAACGACACGGACTTCGGTCGGAACATGGGAATGGATCGCGACATTACCGCGGGGCCATTCTTCGTCATTCACATTGCGCCCGCCATCCACTACACCATGGGGGGCATCAAGGTTAACGCCCAAACTCAGGTACTGAAGGAAGATGGGGCGCCGTTAAGCGGTCTGTTCGCTGCCGGTGAAGTTGCCGGTGGGCTACACGGGAACAACCGGATCGGTGGTAATTCCATTGCTGAAACGGTGGTCTTTGGCCGTCAAGCCGGGGAACAGGTTTACACATATTTGAAAGACTAG
- a CDS encoding NADPH-dependent FMN reductase, with protein MTKPHFIALVGTNADFSYNRILLQFMRRTFTDQADIEVREIADIPLFNENHMKTPPTCVTALSAAIDAADGVIIASPEYDHAIPAALKSVLEWLSSATHPFKNKPVMVVGTSYGVQGTVRAQTNLRQVLDAPGVQACVLPGNEFMLPTVKDKFDQQGQLVDERSVAFLGQCLANFVQFAAIKPVSVSA; from the coding sequence ATGACCAAGCCACACTTTATTGCCTTAGTCGGCACGAACGCTGATTTTTCTTACAACCGTATCTTGTTGCAATTCATGCGCCGAACCTTTACGGATCAGGCAGACATCGAAGTTCGCGAAATCGCGGATATTCCCTTGTTTAACGAAAACCATATGAAGACACCGCCGACTTGTGTGACCGCTCTGAGTGCCGCTATCGATGCGGCGGACGGGGTAATCATTGCCTCCCCCGAGTACGATCACGCGATTCCGGCCGCGTTAAAGAGTGTTTTGGAATGGTTATCGAGTGCCACCCACCCCTTTAAAAACAAGCCAGTGATGGTGGTCGGGACTTCTTATGGGGTCCAAGGAACGGTGCGGGCCCAGACTAACTTGCGCCAAGTCCTCGACGCCCCAGGGGTCCAAGCCTGCGTGCTCCCAGGTAACGAATTCATGTTGCCGACGGTCAAGGATAAGTTTGACCAACAGGGCCAGCTGGTTGACGAACGAAGCGTGGCGTTCTTAGGCCAATGCCTAGCCAACTTTGTCCAGTTTGCCGCCATTAAACCCGTCTCCGTTAGCGCCTAA
- a CDS encoding class II fumarate hydratase: MADYRIEADTLGDVKIPSTALWGPQTERSRNNFPTGQFMPIAMIRALLQIKKAAAASNQDLGEISPEKGALIQQAIDDLLALSDDDLRQDFPLRVYQTGSGTQTNMNTNEVVANKAMQLNPDIEVLPNDDVNHGQSSNDIFPTAMNITASVAVQELEKAAQHLIDELTAKQKEYWRVVKIGRTHLQDATPLTFGQEVSGWASAIQHDLDYLKSLDPTLLELAMGGTAVGTGLNAAPGFAEEIAQKMTKVYGPKFTAKSNKFYGLAHHSGLDVVHGAMKTLAADLMKIANDVRFLASGPRAAYDELNIPANEPGSSIMPGKVNPTQAEAITMAAARVMGNDVTVTVASSQGNFEMNVYKPVLIDAFLESAELLRGTMMGFADKLIHGMTVNAKRMEELVDNSLMTVTALSPHIGYHDSAKIAQAADQAGSTLKEAAVKSGKVSAEDFDKWVDPLKMTNIDR; the protein is encoded by the coding sequence AAGCAGATACCTTAGGTGACGTTAAGATCCCTAGCACCGCTCTTTGGGGCCCGCAAACTGAACGGAGTCGTAACAACTTCCCCACCGGTCAGTTTATGCCCATTGCAATGATTCGCGCATTACTTCAAATTAAGAAGGCCGCTGCGGCATCTAACCAGGATCTGGGCGAGATTTCCCCAGAAAAGGGTGCTCTGATCCAACAAGCCATCGACGACCTGTTGGCCCTGAGCGATGACGACCTACGCCAGGACTTCCCACTACGCGTTTATCAAACGGGTTCTGGGACCCAAACCAACATGAACACTAACGAAGTCGTTGCTAATAAGGCAATGCAACTGAATCCGGACATTGAAGTCCTCCCGAACGACGATGTCAACCACGGGCAAAGTTCCAATGATATCTTCCCAACGGCCATGAACATCACGGCCAGTGTGGCCGTCCAGGAACTGGAAAAGGCCGCACAACACTTAATTGATGAATTAACCGCTAAGCAAAAGGAATACTGGCGCGTGGTTAAGATTGGCCGGACCCACTTACAAGACGCCACGCCGTTAACCTTTGGCCAAGAAGTCAGCGGTTGGGCCAGTGCCATCCAACACGACCTGGACTACCTGAAGTCCTTAGACCCAACTCTTCTGGAATTAGCCATGGGAGGGACGGCCGTCGGAACGGGGTTAAACGCCGCTCCTGGGTTTGCCGAAGAGATCGCGCAGAAGATGACTAAGGTTTACGGGCCAAAGTTCACGGCTAAGTCCAACAAGTTCTACGGCTTAGCCCATCACTCCGGGTTAGACGTGGTTCACGGGGCCATGAAGACTTTAGCCGCCGATCTGATGAAGATCGCTAACGATGTGCGGTTCTTGGCTTCCGGTCCCCGGGCCGCTTATGATGAATTGAACATTCCGGCTAACGAGCCCGGGTCTTCCATCATGCCCGGTAAGGTTAACCCGACTCAAGCCGAAGCCATTACCATGGCCGCCGCACGGGTGATGGGAAACGATGTGACCGTTACGGTAGCTTCTTCCCAAGGGAACTTTGAAATGAACGTGTACAAACCCGTCTTAATCGACGCCTTCCTGGAATCCGCCGAGCTGTTACGCGGTACCATGATGGGCTTTGCCGACAAGCTGATCCACGGGATGACGGTTAACGCTAAGCGGATGGAAGAACTCGTTGACAACTCCTTGATGACCGTCACGGCGTTATCGCCCCACATCGGGTATCACGACAGTGCCAAGATTGCCCAAGCCGCGGACCAAGCCGGATCGACCTTAAAGGAAGCCGCCGTTAAGTCCGGTAAGGTTTCCGCCGAAGACTTCGACAAGTGGGTTGATCCGTTGAAGATGACCAACATCGATCGTTAA